The Corvus hawaiiensis isolate bCorHaw1 chromosome 9, bCorHaw1.pri.cur, whole genome shotgun sequence genomic sequence TGGTTCATTCCAGTTTGACTGACTAGGGAGTGGCAATACCTTCAACACATCACACATTCATCCACTACAATGTTACTGACCACTTGATTAATTAAGAGAGGAGGGAGGTAAAAAATCATCTTATTGTAGATCTGTTTAAATCTTTTACCAGTCATGAGGTGAGGAGGAGTGTTATTAATCTGTTTTGGTATATTGAAGGGATGCAATAACACAATGGAAAATACAGTTGGTAACTCAGTAGACAGTGAATTTACAGATCTATCTATAACCGCTAATTTAACCTTTTTTGCTGTGGCCTCTTTCTGTAGCTCATGAGCAAGGAAGTAACGGGTCCTTCCCCGTGTGATGCATCAAGTGAAGTGGAGCAGCAGGTAACTGCCTGATCTGTGTTGCTGTTGTAGATCAAGCCTGAACAATAAGTTGGTATCTTGCCATCCCTTAAATGAAGTAATGCTGGTTTTCAGTGCTAATTAACTGAAACCTTAAGTGCTATTCTATAGCTTCTATAAAACCCCACAGTGACTGCTGTGTCATTTACCTGCATGGCATAAAACTGGTCAGTGCAAGCCTACATTGCAGGAAGGGGTAGGGGTGCATCAAGGCTCAACCTTGTCAGGCTGAGTGCTTCAGGTTATTTTTAAGGGGTTATGAAAATTCCCTATAATTTGAACCCTACAAGGTGTTGCACATAAAATGAATTTGTCTTTAAAAGTAGCTGCCCATAAAGGAGCATCAGTATTTCTATTCTGAGATGAAGGGCAGGCATTTGATTTAACAGGGATTTGGAAATGGTGACAGCATGAATGttcctgtattttgttttgttgtgccTTTAGCCTAGGTTGTTGTGTTTCAATAATTTACTTTCTACATGTGATAGTCATTTAGAAGGCAAGTGAAATGAGCAGGGTTTCTGATCTAGCAGAGTATATATAGGTTTGTGTGTCAATGTGTGCACCTAACAGCCTACTTAAATAATTGGTGTATGCAGTTGTGGCACTTTAGAAGCTGTAACTGAGTATTTTGGTTGTGGGCCACAGTAATTGACTGCCTTATTTTTTGAAAGCTTAAAAAAGCCTTGGAAGACCTTCAGGAAGCACTAGCAGAAAAAGAGGAGTTGGCACAAAGATGTCAAGAGCTGGATTTGCAGGTAAGAAACAGCCAGTTGCttatttctttaatatgtaGTGGTGCTGCTGTTAAGATGCAGAAATTCTGAAGGGTAAAGTGAATTTTGCATTGTTTAAATTTATGGGAGAATTCTTAGCTGCTTGTGGGGGAAAAGCAATCATTCTGTGCTCCAAAATGCAATTACTGGAAAGAGTTTTCTGATGGAAGTGTAAGCTAAGGTCCTGTGCCAGCTTATCTCAAAGGTTCTTTGTCTTAGCTTAGTGTTTACCCTTAGTAGCAGGTAGTGTTAAAACAGTGTTATCATGGTTTTAAAAATCGcctttctcattttcagtcCTCTAGTCTTTTGTACTGTGTCCAAAAAATCCAGTTCGTGTAATAAACAATAATTAGATTTAATCATAGGAAAATGATGCTGTTTCAATAGGAGTTGATGAATGACAGAAATTTGTAATTTATCTAAAATTTGCTAACTTTTTCTCATACACAATTGCAACATGGAGGATATTTCaggataaaaataatgaaagctaATATATCCTTGCTGGCATTTTCAAGCAACAGTACTAATAGgcctatttttgtttttaatggatGTAGCAGTTAATCAAGTCACTCTTGTGAGAAAGGAGGACTTCATGACAATAACGAGAAATTTGCATTTCAAtcaacttttttaaaaaaaagaatcactTTTCAGCCCCTCTCTTATGGCACTATAATCTGAGAATAGAAAGAGTTTTATCTGGGAAGGCAATTCCTGTCAGGTTTGGCTCTGCACAAAGAGAACATTCGGGTGGCATCTTCTTGTAGGAGCCAGAGGGCTGTACTGGCTGTGTGGGCCTCTGGAAATGAACACCCACAAAAGCAGAGGCCAGTTTTACATTTCTCACAGACAATGACAACTGAAAGAGTAGAATACTTGTGTCTAAAGCAGCTCAGAGCTACTTGCTATGCCCAGGAAGCTATTGCTATAATTGAATTgatatttaatttcctttctttcttgaGGCAGTAGTAAGGCTTCCGAGTGAAAGCAGAGATCTAAAAATGCTTGTGAGAAGAATCTGCAGGAGAGATCCCAGGTGTTCTCCTgttttccacagcttttcttccaGAATTCTGTTAATTAATCATAGATGATGCAAAGCCCGTTGCTGGTAACGTGGCATGGGACAGGTGAAAGGTGTTCAAGGGACAGGTACTGCTGAATGTAAACAGATGAGTTAATGACACCACAGCTCTGTAGTACTGTGATGTGTCTTTAAAAACTCTCTTCCTAATTTGTATTGACTTTGATGCCACTTCTGCTAtgttgaaataataaaaaagaggagAAGGCTACCAGAAAGGAACTGAGAAAAGATATGAGACTTACTCTGAGTTGTGTCATAGTTtgatttttaggtttttttaagtcTAAGATGGGTGATGTTTTAGCATTTTTCTAGAAGTCTGAATGTTGTGCATGCTTAAGGAGTGGCTGACCTTGAACGGCAGGCattctgctgagcagggctcgGATACGCTCTCTACTCACAGGTGTTTGTGTGCATGGAAATAAATAGTAAAAGACATTTGGTACATAAAAAGGAGTGAACCTACAAAGCCAGCACCTAATGAAGTGGGAGATTAATTACTGTTTGACTTTTACATCTGTTTGACTgatagatttttaaattgtgaTCACAAACAAATTGTTTCTTAATATTGCATACATagattatttctgtttaataatGTCATCGTGATggtttttgtaattttatttatttgaagcCGTAATATTGACTTGACGCTTCTCATTTAAACTAATTCTTAATAAATTCACTTGTAAGGTCTCAGTCTTCCTTGATATTTTCCAAGAGTATAAGAAAGGTAGGTTTACTTTATGATTCAGGAAAACATAACCCAAAAAGCATATTGTCCCTGTTTAAATGCCAGTGACTAACACACGCTACGTGCTCTTATGTTTGACAGGACGTTAAAATTAACACCACAGCTTTCACTAGAAAGGTTCTATCCTCTTAATCCTCCTGGCTGTGAAGCTGGCTCCTGTCAGTGAAGTGTTGTAGCCCCCGTGCTTAGCTGTGACAGCGGGTAGGCGCGTGCGGCGCTGCCAGGGTTGCATGCTCCCCTGAAGCTGGCCAGGCTGTCCGTGCGTGTGCGCTTCGGCCAACCCCGCTTCTCGCAGCCGTTCCCTGCTGAGCACGGCAGCCTGGGCGTGCTGGCCATGCCATGCTGCTTCTGGCTGTCAAGTACAGGCAAGATGGACACTTCTTGCACCAATACTCAGAGTTTTTTGTACGGCGTCCATGGTGTTTTTGATGGAAGTACCAGTTTCCCTCCATATCACTTTGTCTGCCTTTTTACCGTGGTTTCAGTTACagaaatttgtctttttatttagaGGGACTTTTCCTTTAGTGCTTCATAACTGTCATACACTAAAGCATCTGTATGCTCAAGTGTGCTCTGTAAACTACGTTCTAAAACTTCTAAACGCTCAGCCTTTTTCATAAACTAATTTGGTGATGTATTGCTGTCTCGCCTCAGTTCTTTGGACAGGTCTTACAGTGTTCATGCTGTTTCATTTGTGCTAGGTGGCTGCCCTCCAGGATGAAAAAAACAGCTTGATGTCAGAAAATGAGATTATGAATGACAGACTAGAGCAATTAGATGACTCTCTTGATGATCCAAATACTGTGGTTgcaaaaaagtatttcagtgcACAGTTGCAGCTGGAACAATTGCAAGAAGAAAACTTCAGGTATGAAATTATTTCCCCCAAAAACCTCTCACTTGTCTAATGTACTCTGAAAATTTCTGGTACTCTTTGGGGATTTTCCATCTAAATTTCTTTTGCATTAAAAGCTTTCTAGTGCTGTGTACACATATTTTAAAGACAGTACTtctatttaaatagaaaaagaatCTGTTGCTTGTTGTAAAAAGTATTAGTTTGTAATTGGTACAAGCTTTTAATAGTACCAAAAAGGTGAtggaaggcagaaaaatgaGGGCTGTAACGATTTGTGTGTAAACAAAACAAGCCCTAACCCCTCCAACACCACCATGTCTCTCTACTGAACTGATTCCTTTCACATATTGGTctctctgtgatccacattggGAAACAAAATCACTTTTCATGTGATTTGTTGATACTGATGTGGTCAATTGGCAGTGTACAATCCATTGTGATTTAACAGGTAGACAACAAAATGTTCCATGTTTGCAGGAACATTTTTCCAGCTACTTAAATCAGTAGTTTCCCTGTTACCTTACTTTAGTAATTCTAGTACTAAATGAAACTGTGCAATAATGATGAGTTCCTAACAAAGGTCCCGGTTTGGATCTGGTAGGCTTGAAGCTGCAAAAGATGATTATCGTGTCCACTGTGAAGATCTAGAAAAACAATTGATTGAGCTGCAGCATAGAAACAATGAACTGACCTCTCTGGCAGAAGAATCAAGAGCCTTGAAGGATGAAAATGACATTCTTAGGTATGTAGCAGGGAGAGCTCCACACACGCATTAGGATTTAATGGCTAAATCCAAGGATTTGTCTTTAACAAGATTTTTTTGAGGTGTTACTTTTGCAGATCTTACCTGCATGAGATCTTTGGCAAAGTAGAGGTGAAGTGCAGACTTCCAGGGAAATGCTCCATTGTTTGACAAGAATAACACATGGAATTTTTCTGTGAAGCAATGACTACAGAACTTAGGCTTCTTCATGTGGGACAGAAAGAGGAAGTTCTCATGTAGAAAAGAATATATACAGCTAGAATTTTAATCTAACTTTGTGTCAGTGTTCTAGGCCAGATTTAGGTTAGTGAGATCCTAACTGAAGATGAAACACACAGTAACCTTCAGGAGAATTTAATGTAACATTCCAGCTTGTGTAAACTGTATTCAGTACCAGACCACCCAagaaatatccaaaatacaacacaagTTGTACTGTGAAACTATATTCACAATATATGTGAATCCTCATAAAATAATatgaataaaagaagaaaagtggtTTCAGGTGTTTAACTTAGTGGTTCTTAAATAACATCTGAAGCAAATCCTAGCTATagattttttccattattttctcgTACCAGCTCCTGGTGAGATACGAATGCAGATAATAAACAcagatattaattttaaatttatggtCCCAGTATTTTCTTACCATGTAGATTTTTGTTAATGATTACCTGACAGTTCTTGGTTGTATCTGCCAGTGATTGTTTTCATAGAGCAGTTGTGTTCTAATTCTGTATAATCCCCCAGTGAGAACATACCAGGTACCAGTACTTTGAGATGACTGTCTAGCACAGGATGTTGTGGTGCCACGGAATTCCTTAGGGATATTTGACCCACTAACCCTTGCTGGCATGTGACTGTCAGTCTCACTTGAAGGTTGGctgatttcagttttattaaGCAAGTTTGTGTTGatgatacatttaaaaataaagcagtgagATGTAACTGCTGCTAAGCTGTCACATCTCTCTTTGAAAGCAGCCTGTGTCAGCAGAGTTGGAGTTCTGTAATCCTTCCTTCTAATTGCTGCTTATACCTTAAGGGCCACTGCAGACAAGGCAAGCAAGCTGGAGTCAACGGTGGAAGTGTATCGGAAGAAGCTGCAGGATCTGAACGATTTCCGCAGGCAGGTGAAGTCCCTGCAGGAGACCAACATGATGTACATGCACAACACAGTCAGCCTGGAGGATGAGCTCAGGAAAGCCAACGCAGCACGAGCCCAGCTGGAAACCTACAAAAGACAGGTAGTGCAGCACTTGTGTTTGAAAGGTTCATTTTTCCCCAGGTAGCCGGGAACACCTTAACAACCCTGCATTGTCCCTTTGGAATTTCTTATTTGTGAAAACTCCTTCATACCCTGCCATTCCCCCTGTCTGTTAAACTTGCAGGCTTGACTGTAGCTGCCCTCTCAACTGATGTGAGAGTCCGTAGCCTGCAcgtttttcttctttactctGACCTCAAGTAATTTGTGTGCCTGGGAGAGGTTGATCAGCTGTAATTGAGATAATTTatatggaatcatagaatgcattgggttggaaggggaccTTGAAGATAATCTCATTCTACAGCCacaggcagggtcaccttctagcttccactatcccaggttgctccaagccccatccagcctgaccttgaacacttccaggggtgggacaCCTACAACTTCCCTtggcaatctgtgccagggcctcaccaccctcacagtaaagaattttttcctaatacctaatctaaacccattatttttccatttgaacccattcctcctgtcctgtcactatgTGCTTACGTTCTTATATTCTTATCTTTCTTCATGGAAATTAgaagtttaattttaatttttgtagtaATTTAGAGAGTTaactgaaaaaccaaaaaaaccaacaaaaaccccccaaaacacacAGGCCCCCATCCTATCTCCTCTTCCCTAAGCTTGAGTGAtcaactgttttattttgcctGAATTGGGCAGGGGTGACTGTTTTAATATAGTTTTTGGGAGAAGCATCTTGCAGCTTTCCTCTGctaaataatgtttttatgAAAAGGTCCAGGAGCTTCATAACAAACTGTCTGAAGAATCCAAAAGAGCTGATAAGCTGGCGTTTGAAATGAAGCgacttgaagaaaaatatgaagctttaatgaaagaaaaagaagtaagtCCCTTCAAGAGTTTGTTTGAGCACCTCATAAATCTCTCTCAAATCCTCTGCTTGAGGAGAACCTTCCTGGCAGTAGTGCCATCATAGTAGTGAAGTTTAGTGCCCTGTGTGTGTGGATATACATATAAAACATAATATGGAATCATCGAATCatgaaggttggaaaagatctccaagatcatcaagacCAACTTAAAATGTGCATGTGTCATTATTACTTCTGATTAACgttatttggttttaaaagtGGTGCAGCCTGACCTAATTCCACCTCAAATGTGTCTTGTTAGAGATTGATAGTGCAGTGTGATGCATTAAGAGAGACAAATGAGGAGCTCCGGTATGCACAGATGCAGCAGGATCACCTGAGTCAAACAGGTACTGCTTTATCTTTAGAggcttttttatttgtattagaGGTTTCTTTAAGTGTGTTAAATTAAACCCCTCATGTGATTTCAGGTGAATCTCGTTTTAAAAGCCATGAGAATCTTGCTGCTGAAATTCTGCCAGTGGAATATAGGTGAGACGAAAGTTTTCAGGTTGTTTTGGGGTATTCATAGGTGGGGCATGATACTGCCTGTGTGAAAGTTCAGTATTTTCCTCGACATGATTCTTTATCCCACTCCTTGCTTTGCCTCCATGTGGGTGTTAATAATTATTTCCCCATACTGtgattactttgttttctttcctaaagtCATATCAGATTGCTGTATATAAATCTAGGTTTGGAGTGacaatttaaaattctgctcATATCTCTTCAagttttcaaacattttaaGTTGCCTTTTAATAACAAATAGCATTGTTACCCCAATTATATCATTAAGCAGAACTTGCTTGGCTCCCTTTGAGGCTGGGGGAGTGAACAGGGCTATTACTTTCTCCTCTTAGTCACCTTCTTAATTAACAGTgacttctttttgttgtttttgattcagagagatgtttatccGGCTGCAGCATGAAAATAAGATGCTCCTACTGAAACAGGAAGGATCAGAAAACGAACGGAttgcagagctccaggaacagctggagcagaaGCACCGGACAGTGAACGAGCTGGAAACCGAGAAAAGGTGATGGGTGAAACTACAACATTgttaaaatgcaacaaaaagTGATCTCTGGAGTTTCAGGGTGACCTGTGCCATGCATCTGTAGTGTAGCACTGTGAGGAACCTTTTCTTTCACCAGTGTAATCATAAATGAAGGATAATGAAGTAAGGAAGAAGGGAGGTGATTTGAATGTGGTGGTGTGAGATGTGGTAGGTAGATCTGTGTGTACCATACCCTGAGGGAGGTGTTGCTTACAGGACACTCTTCTTAGCTGTGAGTGATTCTTGGTAGACCAAGAATGGATGTGAACTCTATTTCTGGAACTTCAGACTCTTAGACCATGGATTTTCTATCAATGAATGCTAAAGCGGTTTACTAGAATATGAAAATTTTTGGTAGTTATGTTTTCtcaaaacttaaaatgattaCAGGAATTTCATTATAAAGTATTCAAGAAAGCTCCATGTTTGTTTCAGCAGAAGTTCAAGTCAAACTAAAAGCATTTGAAATCAGTTTATTTGTGGCTTAAATCCTGCTCAGTAGACCctctgaaaaattaatgaaacagaaaagtcTGCCTGTGAACTATTCAGATGGGCAATAACTGTCTTTTCCTCCTAAAAGGCTCAATGAAGAGCGTATTGGGGGATTACAGCAGCAAATTGAAGATCTGCAAAAGACTCTACAGGAGCAGGGATCCAAGACTGAGGGAGTAAGTGAAACATATTGCCAGTTTTGTCTAAAGTCCTCCAGTGTAGCAGCAAGTCCTTTGTTTAGATGTGCATCTTACTTTTCAGTGTATCTGAAAAGTGACCCCCACAACTGCAGTTCAGTTGAAAAACTCATGTTTTATGTGATTCTTTATGGAGCTGTAACCCTTCTACTTTACTTCAAAAAATCTGTAGTTTTATCATTCAATGGATTTATTTGCTTTGGCTTATTTGGTTGTGCTCTGTATTCTTGGCTGCTTTGTAAGAGCCCTTGAATGTTGCATGGTtatgaaatactgaaatgtaACTGAATTTTAACTCTCTCCTTTCACAGTCCAGCAACCTGAAGCAGAAACTGGCAGCACACATGTAAGTAAGGCACATGCATCCACAATAGCTGGTTTACACTACATAGAGCACAGGAACTGCTTAAATCATGGTAGAGATGTCTTGTTTTTCTAAGCCATTGATTTGAGAATTATGCATAAAGTGAGTTAAATATTGGTGTTGTAGTTTTGTTTACTCTGACCATGATGATCTTGTAATACCAGTACCACTTCACTGTCTGTCTCTTCACCACCATCAGCATTTTAACTGTTTTGATTCTACAACAGGCTGCTAAAACCATCACTCGGAGTGTATTCCACTCTTCTGAAACATTCCCAATCCTTTCAGCAGATGTAGTTCTTGCTAAGATGATGCTGGAGGGGCTTAATTGttcattttcctggttttaactACGGAAGGATCAATTCAGTAGTCACAACTTTTACGATACTAGTATTTCTATTCAAACCCTGAAGAATTGCTAGAGCttaaaatagttattttaaTACTTCTGTCAGGAGGTTTAA encodes the following:
- the HOOK1 gene encoding protein Hook homolog 1 isoform X1 — protein: MEAKSADPLLCDSLILWLQTFNTAAPCRDVQDLTSGVAMAQVLHQIDVAWFDASWLNRIKEDVGDNWRIKSSNLKKILQGIMDYYHEFLGQQIAEELIPDLTQISENSDSMELGRLLQLILGCAVNCERKQEHIQNIMTLEESVQHVVMTAIQELMSKEVTGPSPCDASSEVEQQLKKALEDLQEALAEKEELAQRCQELDLQVAALQDEKNSLMSENEIMNDRLEQLDDSLDDPNTVVAKKYFSAQLQLEQLQEENFRLEAAKDDYRVHCEDLEKQLIELQHRNNELTSLAEESRALKDENDILRATADKASKLESTVEVYRKKLQDLNDFRRQVKSLQETNMMYMHNTVSLEDELRKANAARAQLETYKRQVQELHNKLSEESKRADKLAFEMKRLEEKYEALMKEKERLIVQCDALRETNEELRYAQMQQDHLSQTGESRFKSHENLAAEILPVEYREMFIRLQHENKMLLLKQEGSENERIAELQEQLEQKHRTVNELETEKRLNEERIGGLQQQIEDLQKTLQEQGSKTEGSSNLKQKLAAHMEKLNEVHDELQKKEADLAELQPDDSQNPQKIGELEAALRKKDEDMKAMEERYKMYLEKARNVIKTLDPKLNPASAEIMLLRKQIMEKDKRIEALENEFKMAKLRDYEEKLIVTAWYNKSLTLQKLGMEARLVGSSGSCGAGPGRSFLAQQRHVTNTRRNLTVKVPGATSD
- the HOOK1 gene encoding protein Hook homolog 1 isoform X2 codes for the protein MNIVMSHYKSFFTEHIQNIMTLEESVQHVVMTAIQELMSKEVTGPSPCDASSEVEQQLKKALEDLQEALAEKEELAQRCQELDLQVAALQDEKNSLMSENEIMNDRLEQLDDSLDDPNTVVAKKYFSAQLQLEQLQEENFRLEAAKDDYRVHCEDLEKQLIELQHRNNELTSLAEESRALKDENDILRATADKASKLESTVEVYRKKLQDLNDFRRQVKSLQETNMMYMHNTVSLEDELRKANAARAQLETYKRQVQELHNKLSEESKRADKLAFEMKRLEEKYEALMKEKERLIVQCDALRETNEELRYAQMQQDHLSQTGESRFKSHENLAAEILPVEYREMFIRLQHENKMLLLKQEGSENERIAELQEQLEQKHRTVNELETEKRLNEERIGGLQQQIEDLQKTLQEQGSKTEGSSNLKQKLAAHMEKLNEVHDELQKKEADLAELQPDDSQNPQKIGELEAALRKKDEDMKAMEERYKMYLEKARNVIKTLDPKLNPASAEIMLLRKQIMEKDKRIEALENEFKMAKLRDYEEKLIVTAWYNKSLTLQKLGMEARLVGSSGSCGAGPGRSFLAQQRHVTNTRRNLTVKVPGATSD